In Streptomyces violaceusniger Tu 4113, one DNA window encodes the following:
- a CDS encoding ATP-binding protein, translating into MEVSKVLSGTEAVVVAASAVLVLVLSLCLTWVVRLRRALADARTATERERAVSERERANTARERALAAERGEEVTRLAAVQSDLDEAARRERRLRDSVQASFESVARNMHAMSMVQQQVLDGLEQHVEDARLMGEVMKADHAAAQMTRKAQTLLVMCGIWPARRETRPVSLFDCVRGAQSRIVEFGRVDVHGGQTLYAVAPAVEGLMHAVAELLENATVFSPSRTQVAVAVREVAAGAVIEIDDAGLGMPPDVLEKAVGQLRDGLDLAQLGAVPRLGLACVGRWSRELGFGVELSTASAYGGTRVVVFVPHRLLTEPTSAVRAADHKPVVVEPVTVGTVSHDAGGTGLGPAAADPAGSGSLNGLSADDAPEAPAPLGTGLPRRRNRRRPAAGTATADTADVATASGAPARAEPTSRAGASWTPEAARASITSVVSGTRRGRVEAEAEDGAGAGAVPLTEEKSPDREDREGGR; encoded by the coding sequence ATGGAGGTGTCAAAGGTGCTGTCGGGGACGGAGGCCGTCGTCGTGGCCGCGTCCGCGGTGCTGGTACTGGTGCTGTCGCTGTGCCTCACCTGGGTGGTCAGACTCCGTCGCGCGCTTGCTGACGCGCGTACGGCGACCGAGCGAGAACGAGCCGTTTCCGAACGGGAACGAGCCAATACCGCGCGCGAGCGCGCGCTGGCGGCCGAGCGCGGCGAAGAGGTCACGCGGCTGGCCGCCGTACAGAGCGATCTGGACGAGGCGGCGCGCCGGGAGCGGCGGCTGCGCGACTCCGTCCAGGCGTCGTTCGAGTCCGTGGCCCGCAATATGCACGCCATGTCGATGGTGCAGCAGCAGGTCCTCGACGGCCTCGAGCAGCATGTCGAGGACGCGCGGCTGATGGGCGAGGTGATGAAGGCGGACCACGCGGCCGCCCAGATGACCCGCAAGGCCCAGACGCTGCTGGTGATGTGCGGGATCTGGCCGGCGCGGCGGGAGACCCGGCCGGTGTCGCTCTTCGACTGTGTGCGCGGCGCGCAGTCGCGCATCGTGGAGTTCGGCCGGGTGGACGTCCACGGCGGCCAGACCCTCTACGCGGTGGCACCCGCCGTGGAGGGCCTGATGCACGCGGTGGCCGAACTCCTGGAGAACGCCACGGTCTTCTCCCCCTCCCGCACCCAGGTGGCGGTCGCCGTCCGGGAGGTCGCGGCGGGCGCGGTCATCGAGATCGACGACGCCGGGCTCGGCATGCCGCCGGACGTGCTGGAAAAGGCCGTGGGCCAACTGCGGGACGGTCTGGACCTGGCTCAACTGGGCGCCGTGCCGCGGCTGGGGCTCGCCTGTGTCGGGCGCTGGTCGCGGGAGCTGGGCTTCGGGGTGGAGCTGTCCACGGCCTCGGCGTACGGCGGTACCCGGGTGGTGGTCTTCGTACCGCACCGGCTGCTGACCGAGCCGACGAGCGCGGTCCGGGCGGCGGACCACAAGCCGGTGGTCGTGGAGCCCGTGACCGTCGGCACGGTGAGCCACGACGCGGGCGGCACCGGCCTCGGCCCGGCCGCCGCCGACCCGGCCGGGAGCGGCTCGCTCAACGGCCTGTCCGCGGACGACGCGCCCGAGGCCCCCGCGCCGCTCGGCACCGGGCTGCCCCGGCGCCGCAACCGCCGCCGCCCGGCCGCCGGAACCGCCACGGCCGACACGGCCGATGTGGCCACCGCCTCCGGCGCCCCGGCCCGCGCCGAGCCCACCTCACGGGCCGGCGCCTCCTGGACGCCCGAGGCCGCCCGCGCCTCCATCACCAGCGTCGTCTCCGGCACCCGCCGCGGACGGGTGGAAGCGGAGGCGGAGGACGGAGCCGGAGCCGGAGCCGTACCGCTGACGGAGGAAAAGAGTCCGGACCGAGAAGACCGAGAAGGAGGCCGGTAG
- a CDS encoding roadblock/LC7 domain-containing protein — MAGTISKLPDVGWMLRPLTGIPGVRHAVVVSEDGLRMGHDSAEGLSGEVSRLGVDEAESLAAACAALTVTSQSTVSLLFGEKAGVRQLMIESDSGFVLFTSAGQGASLGVATDTETDVGLVAQQMQLLVAKIGAHLSSQPRDPMGRPAS, encoded by the coding sequence GTGGCCGGAACCATATCCAAATTGCCCGATGTTGGATGGATGCTGCGTCCGCTGACAGGGATCCCCGGGGTGCGGCATGCCGTCGTCGTCTCGGAGGACGGTCTGCGCATGGGCCACGACTCCGCCGAGGGGCTGTCCGGCGAGGTGTCCCGGCTCGGCGTGGACGAGGCCGAGTCGCTGGCCGCCGCCTGTGCCGCGCTGACGGTGACCAGCCAGTCCACCGTGTCGCTGCTGTTCGGCGAGAAGGCGGGGGTGCGGCAGCTCATGATCGAATCCGACAGCGGGTTCGTGCTGTTCACCTCTGCCGGTCAGGGCGCCTCGCTGGGGGTGGCCACCGACACCGAGACGGATGTCGGCCTGGTGGCCCAGCAGATGCAGTTACTGGTCGCGAAGATCGGTGCCCATCTGAGCAGTCAGCCGCGGGACCCGATGGGCCGCCCGGCGTCATGA
- a CDS encoding DUF742 domain-containing protein, translating to MSSPGEERTTAAVRPYVITRGRAGSSRDALPLETLVMASGSALPPHMQPEYRRIADHCQGLLSVAEVAAHLGQPPAVVQVLLADLIDWGHIVARPPIRVVKRKRADLDLLRKVLDGLESKL from the coding sequence ATGAGCTCGCCCGGCGAGGAACGCACGACGGCCGCGGTGCGCCCCTATGTGATCACACGGGGGCGCGCCGGTTCCTCACGGGATGCTCTGCCGCTGGAAACGCTCGTCATGGCGTCCGGGAGCGCGCTGCCGCCGCATATGCAGCCCGAGTACCGGCGGATCGCCGACCACTGCCAGGGGCTGCTGTCGGTGGCGGAGGTCGCCGCCCATCTCGGTCAGCCGCCGGCCGTGGTGCAGGTGCTGCTCGCGGATCTCATCGACTGGGGGCACATCGTGGCGCGTCCGCCGATCCGGGTGGTCAAGCGAAAACGTGCCGATTTGGACTTGCTGAGGAAGGTGCTCGATGGGCTTGAGAGCAAGCTCTGA
- a CDS encoding GTP-binding protein has translation MRASSEISMAGTDGTTQTNPTARQGDADRTTRTDHTNETGETDETGDTDDMDDMDDTPVMYVQPSVAGAAKILVVGPMGVGKTTLIGTVSEIKPLSTEATMSQAGARLDTKVRPSKTTTTVALDFGRITLGGELVLYLFGTPGQQRFLPAWKDLARGALGALALVDTRDLEGSFDAIGHLEDLDVPFSVAVNAFPDSTPHSEDDLRSALDLLPHTPLVICDAREHQSSVKALISLVSHLIETLTEAS, from the coding sequence TTGAGAGCAAGCTCTGAGATCTCGATGGCCGGTACGGACGGCACAACGCAGACGAACCCCACGGCCCGCCAGGGCGACGCGGACCGCACGACCCGCACAGACCACACCAACGAGACAGGCGAGACGGACGAGACGGGCGATACGGACGACATGGACGACATGGACGACACCCCCGTCATGTACGTGCAGCCCAGCGTGGCCGGGGCCGCCAAGATCCTGGTGGTCGGCCCGATGGGCGTCGGCAAGACCACGCTGATCGGCACGGTGTCGGAGATCAAGCCGCTCTCCACCGAGGCGACGATGAGCCAGGCCGGGGCCCGGCTCGACACCAAGGTGCGGCCGTCGAAGACGACGACCACCGTCGCGCTGGACTTCGGGCGGATCACGCTCGGCGGCGAGCTGGTGCTGTATCTCTTCGGCACCCCCGGCCAACAGCGGTTCCTCCCCGCCTGGAAGGACTTGGCGCGCGGCGCGCTGGGCGCGCTCGCACTGGTCGACACCCGCGATCTGGAGGGCTCCTTCGACGCGATCGGGCATCTGGAGGACCTGGATGTGCCGTTCTCGGTCGCGGTCAACGCCTTCCCGGACAGCACGCCGCACAGCGAGGACGATCTGCGCTCCGCGCTCGATCTGCTCCCGCACACCCCGCTGGTCATCTGTGACGCCCGGGAGCACCAGTCCTCGGTCAAGGCGCTGATCTCGCTCGTCTCGCATCTGATCGAGACGCTCACGGAGGCGTCATGA
- a CDS encoding cytochrome P450 encodes MTAPAPTRVPLYGTTLDGPLTDLYERMRRDHGPVVPVEIAPRVEAWLVIGHRELLHLTRDEQYFSHDPRRWSPLREGRLAADSPLMPLVGWRPALLFADGAAHRRMRSAVADALGRVNGHELIRTVRATAERLVAGFADRHAADLVESYARLLPLQVVTELLGLDEENGARLVETLTTIVAPTVAATGANKRMGQILLELIAGKKRRPGADLTSWLLEHPVGLSDEEVLHNLVVIIVAGNNTTVNWIASTIQILLTDPAFRSSLTHGHLTVDDALDLVLWRQPPTQNFPGRYATRDLRFGGQDIRAGDMLILGLAGANADPEVLPEDGRPVVGNRSYLAFGAGPHTCPARDPARLITRTAVDTLRHRLPDLEIAVPEEQLPWITSPWSKGLAKLPVRFSAPQLAADSPGRTSGSTDRVSDSPARTSDCPARSSGSTAPPTSHSPAGERS; translated from the coding sequence ATGACCGCCCCGGCCCCTACCCGGGTGCCGCTGTACGGAACCACGCTCGACGGTCCGCTGACCGACCTGTACGAGCGGATGCGGCGCGACCACGGTCCGGTGGTCCCGGTGGAGATCGCGCCCCGGGTCGAGGCATGGCTGGTCATCGGCCACCGCGAGCTGCTCCATCTCACCCGCGACGAGCAGTACTTCTCCCATGACCCGCGCCGCTGGAGCCCGCTGCGCGAGGGCCGGTTGGCCGCCGACTCACCGCTGATGCCGCTGGTGGGCTGGCGCCCGGCGCTGCTGTTCGCCGACGGCGCGGCGCACCGCCGGATGCGCTCGGCGGTGGCCGACGCGCTGGGGCGGGTCAACGGCCATGAGCTGATCCGTACGGTGCGGGCCACCGCGGAGCGGCTGGTCGCCGGGTTCGCCGACCGGCACGCGGCGGATCTGGTGGAGAGCTACGCGCGTCTCCTGCCGCTGCAGGTCGTCACCGAACTGCTGGGGCTCGACGAGGAGAACGGGGCGCGGCTGGTCGAGACGCTCACCACGATCGTCGCCCCGACCGTGGCCGCCACCGGCGCCAACAAGCGGATGGGCCAGATCCTGCTGGAGCTGATCGCCGGGAAGAAGCGGCGGCCGGGCGCGGATCTGACGTCCTGGCTGCTGGAGCACCCCGTAGGGCTCAGCGACGAGGAGGTGTTGCACAACCTCGTGGTGATCATCGTCGCGGGGAACAACACCACCGTGAACTGGATCGCCTCCACGATCCAGATCCTGCTCACCGACCCCGCGTTCCGCTCCTCGCTGACCCACGGCCATCTCACCGTCGACGACGCCCTGGACCTGGTGCTGTGGCGCCAGCCGCCCACCCAGAACTTCCCCGGCCGCTACGCCACCCGCGATCTGCGCTTCGGCGGCCAGGACATCCGCGCCGGGGACATGCTCATCCTGGGCCTGGCGGGCGCCAACGCCGACCCGGAGGTGCTGCCCGAGGACGGACGGCCGGTGGTCGGCAACCGCTCCTACCTCGCCTTCGGCGCGGGCCCGCACACCTGCCCGGCACGGGATCCGGCCCGGCTGATCACCCGTACCGCCGTGGACACCCTGCGCCACCGGCTGCCCGATCTGGAGATCGCGGTGCCGGAGGAGCAGCTTCCGTGGATCACCTCGCCGTGGTCCAAGGGGCTGGCGAAGCTGCCGGTGCGGTTCTCGGCGCCGCAGCTCGCGGCCGACTCCCCGGGCCGGACGTCCGGCTCCACGGACCGGGTCTCCGATTCCCCGGCCCGGACGTCCGACTGCCCGGCCCGGTCCTCCGGCTCCACGGCTCCTCCGACCTCACACTCCCCCGCAGGAGAACGCAGTTGA